In a single window of the Chionomys nivalis chromosome 11, mChiNiv1.1, whole genome shotgun sequence genome:
- the Inip gene encoding SOSS complex subunit C isoform X2, which translates to MQNQSSASHPGASISLSRPSLNKDFRDHAEQQHIAAQQKAALQHAHAHSSGYFITQDSAFGNLILPVLPRLDPE; encoded by the exons atGCAGAACCAATCTTCAGCAAGTCACCCTGGAGCTAG CATCTCCCTCTCCAGACCCTCTCTTAACAAGGACTTCCGGGACCATGCTGAGCAGCAGCACATTGCAGCCCAGCAGAAGGCAGCTCTGCAG CATGCTCACGCACATTCGTCTGGATACTTCATAACTCAAGACTCGGCATTTGGGAATCTTATCCTTCCTGTTTTACCGCGCCTTGACCCAGAATGA
- the Inip gene encoding SOSS complex subunit C isoform X1: protein MAANPSGQGFQNKNRVAILAELDKEKRKLLMQNQSSASHPGASISLSRPSLNKDFRDHAEQQHIAAQQKAALQHAHAHSSGYFITQDSAFGNLILPVLPRLDPE from the exons ATGGCAGCAAATCCTTCAGGACAAG gttttcaaaataaaaatagagttgCGATCTTGGCTGAActggacaaagagaaaagaaaattacttatGCAGAACCAATCTTCAGCAAGTCACCCTGGAGCTAG CATCTCCCTCTCCAGACCCTCTCTTAACAAGGACTTCCGGGACCATGCTGAGCAGCAGCACATTGCAGCCCAGCAGAAGGCAGCTCTGCAG CATGCTCACGCACATTCGTCTGGATACTTCATAACTCAAGACTCGGCATTTGGGAATCTTATCCTTCCTGTTTTACCGCGCCTTGACCCAGAATGA